A stretch of the Lolium perenne isolate Kyuss_39 chromosome 3, Kyuss_2.0, whole genome shotgun sequence genome encodes the following:
- the LOC127343857 gene encoding uncharacterized protein, giving the protein MVAGAWPAAAAAARAAVRTLGRFIPRTYTHSTTTAAAAASPAHTLEDYNRLLSALARDGDGDGALRVLRLMRQSRSPTACAPTAASYVAVMSALSKSGRPADAAALFDDMLAHGVAPDRAAFSLLLHIYSSHLGLPSAAHSVLLWMSRLGLPPSPIDYADLVFSFCRAGRLPDALQVLDEMRALGYPLTTHVYAPVLQAHCANGDMRSADALIASMRLSGCHPDVVIHNIYVHGLCKVGDFRAVERAIEESGRNGWVPDAVTYSTYIAGLCRCGHVEDAFQQLEVMVAKGLQLTVVGLNILLDHAAQELDMSVGNEVLERCEELGFEVDVVTYNTAMDHFGKEMQWLRVLKLFADLLKKPITPDTHTYNILISGLCRAGKFKLAKFVFSCKGFVADTVTCNILIHEFYGAGKEDELGFLFSDINAAKIIPDTITYNTLVDCLCRSGRRSQAANLVRHIDEGYPAEPVAHLTYWLVRSGHVREALRLFDDIVAKGIVLDGRVFANVIKAFCRKGPVECADMTQLCSVLDRMLGIG; this is encoded by the coding sequence ATGGTCGCCGGCGCGTGGccggcggctgcggcggcggcgcgcgcggccgTGCGCACGCTCGGGCGCTTCATCCCCCGCACCTACACccactccaccaccaccgccgccgccgctgcctctcCGGCGCACACCCTCGAGGACTACAACCGCCTCCTGTCCGCCCTGGCGcgggacggcgacggcgacggggcGCTGCGCGTGCTCCGCCTCATGCGCCAATCCCGCTCGCCCACCGCCTGCGCGCCCACGGCTGCCTCCTACGTCGCCGTCATGTCGGCGCTCTCCAAGTCCGGGCGCCCCGCCGACGCGGCCGCGCTATTCGACGACATGCTCGCCCACGGCGTGGCCCCCGACCGCGCCGccttctccctcctcctccacatctacTCCTCCCACCTCGGCCTCCCCTCCGCGGCCCACTCCGTCCTCCTCTGGATGTCCCGCCTTGGCCTCCCCCCATCCCCCATCGACTACGCCGACCTCGTCTTCTCCTTCTGCCGCGCGGGGCGCCTCCCGGACGCGCTCcaggtgctcgacgaaatgcgCGCGCTCGGCTACCCGCTCACCACGCACGTATACGCGCCGGTCCTCCAGGCCCACTGCGCCAACGGTGACATGCGATCCGCCGACGCGCTCATCGCGTCCATGCGCCTCTCCGGGTGCCACCCGGACGTCGTCATCCACAACATCTACGTCCACGGGCTGTGCAAGGTCGGGGATTTCCGCGCCGTGGAGCGGGCCATCGAGGAGAGTGGCCGGAACGGGTGGGTGCCGGACGCGGTGACGTACAGCACCTACATCGCCGGGCTCTGCCGGTGTGGGCACGTCGAGGACGCGTTCCAGCAGCTGGAGGTCATGGTGGCGAAGGGGCTGCAGCTGACGGTGGTCGGTCTGAACATACTACTGGATCACGCTGCACAGGAGCTAGATATGTCAGTGGGCAACGAGGTGCTGGAGCGGTGCGAGGAGCTGGGCTTTGAGGTCGATGTCGTGACGTACAACACGGCCATGGATCATTTTGGCAAGGAGATGCAGTGGCTGCGCGTCCTCAAGTTATTCGCGGATCTGCTCAAGAAACCCATAACACCTGACACGCATACATACAACATTCTGATCTCGGGCCTGTGCCGAGCCGGCAAGTTCAAGCTCGCCAAGTTCGTCTTCAGCTGCAAGGGGTTTGTGGCGGACACCGTGACCTGTAATATCCTGATCCATGAGTTTTATGGTGCTGGAAAGGAGGATGAGCTTGGTTTTTTGTTCTCTGATATCAACGCAGCGAAGATTATCCCGGATACAATCACGTACAATACACTGGTTGATTGTCTCTGTAGGTCTGGGAGGAGGTCCCAGGCCGCCAATTTGGTCAGGCACATCGATGAAGGATACCCTGCGGAGCCTGTAGCGCATCTGACATATTGGCTGGTCAGGAGTGGGCATGTTCGAGAGGCCTTGAGGCTTTTTGATGACATAGTAGCGAAAGGAATCGTTTTGGATGGCAGGGTTTTCGCTAATGTGATCAAGGCGTTTTGCCGAAAGGGTCCAGTGGAATGTGCTGATATGACACAGTTGTGTTCTGTGTTGGATAGGATGCTTGGGATTGGATGA